The Fuscovulum sp. sequence CCGCGCAGCACCCGGCTGACGGTCATCTTCGACACTCCGGCAGCGCGGGCGATGTCTTCCAGATTGGCTTTCACGGCGGGTCCTTGTCGTTCGTATCGGGACGTTCAGGCGGCAATGGTATCGATAACTTTTTTGCTTGACAGCAGGCGGGCCCTGCGGTCATCTGTTGATACGTTACCGGTAAACCTGGCGCAAGATCAGGCTATGTTCGGTCTCGACCAGGGAGGAACCGCCATGCACCCGTCTTCTGACGGCCTTTTCTTTGACCGTATCGTCAAGTCCTTTGGCGGCACGCAAGCGCTCCGCGGGGTGTCGCTGACGGTCGGCCGTGGGGAGATCGTGGCGCTTCTGGGTGAGAACGGAGCTGGCAAATCCACGCTGATCAAGGTTCTGGGTGGCATCCACCGGCCAGACGAAGGCGCCGTGCAGATCGACGGTGTTCCCTATGCACATGAGGCGGGCAAGGCCGGTGGGCAGAAGGTGGCCTTCATCCATCAGGACCTTGGCTTGATCGAATGGATGAGCGTGGCGGAAAACATCGCGCTTGCGCTTGGCTATGTGCGCAAGAGTGGCGGTTTTGGCCGCCGGATTGACTGGGCCGCAACCGAAGCCGCCGCAGATGCGGCGCTTGCACTGGTCGAGGCGGAGTTTCCCGCCACGGCCCGTGTGTCGAGCCTGACGCGCACCCAGAAATCGCTGGTCGCCATTGCGCGCGCGCTGGCTGCCAGCAGCGATTTTCTGGTGCTGGACGAACCCACCGCCAGCCTGCCTGCCGATGAGGTGGAGCGGCTGTTTGCGGCGCTGCGCCCGTTGAAGGCGCGGGGCGTCGGGATGATTTATGTCAGCCACCGGCTGGACGAGATTTTTCGCATTGCCGACCGAGTGGCGGTGCTGCGTGACGGGCAGATGGTGGGGATGCGCCCCATCGAACACACCACACCGGCAGAGCTGGTCAGCCTGATCGTGGGTCGCAAGGCGCGGGAAATCGCCCGGCCCGCCGTGCAGGATGGCCCGTCGATCCTGAAGGTCGAGGAGCTTGCTACACCGGCGGTTGGCCCGGTCAGCTTTGACATCCGGCGGGGTGAACTGCTGGGTCTGGCAGGCCTGCGGGGCGCGGGGCATGAAGATATTGGCCGGGCGCTGTTCGGGGTGATCCCCCATGCCGGACGGATCGCGCTTGACGGAAAAGCCCCCGACCTGCGCAGCGCGCAAACGGCCATGCGGTCCGGTGTCGGGCTGGTCGCGCGGGACCGGATCGGGGAAAGCGTGGCCCTTGGCCTTGCCATCCGAGAGAATGCCTTTCTGAACCCGTCGGCGACCGGACGGGGGCTGCTATCGCTCATGTCGCCGCGCCGCGAAGAGGCCATTGCCGAAGCCATCGGTCGCCGGGTGGGACTTTCGCCAAACGACCCGACCCTTGCGATCGAGGCGCTGTCTGGCGGGAACCAGCAGAAGGTGGTGGTCGGGCGCTGGCTCGACTCGGGCCGCCGGTTGCTGATTACCGAGGATCCGACAGCAGGCGTGGATGTGGGGGCCAAGGCCGAGATCTACCATCTGCTGTACGAAGCCCTTGCCAGCGGTATGGGCGTTCTTGTCGTATCGACCGATTTCGAGGAAATCGCCGCCATCTGTCACCGTGCCATCGTGTTCAGCCGGGGCTTGCCCGTTGCCGAACTGAGCGGTGTCGAACTTTCCACTGAATCGCTGATCCAGGCCGCATCGG is a genomic window containing:
- a CDS encoding sugar ABC transporter ATP-binding protein; the protein is MHPSSDGLFFDRIVKSFGGTQALRGVSLTVGRGEIVALLGENGAGKSTLIKVLGGIHRPDEGAVQIDGVPYAHEAGKAGGQKVAFIHQDLGLIEWMSVAENIALALGYVRKSGGFGRRIDWAATEAAADAALALVEAEFPATARVSSLTRTQKSLVAIARALAASSDFLVLDEPTASLPADEVERLFAALRPLKARGVGMIYVSHRLDEIFRIADRVAVLRDGQMVGMRPIEHTTPAELVSLIVGRKAREIARPAVQDGPSILKVEELATPAVGPVSFDIRRGELLGLAGLRGAGHEDIGRALFGVIPHAGRIALDGKAPDLRSAQTAMRSGVGLVARDRIGESVALGLAIRENAFLNPSATGRGLLSLMSPRREEAIAEAIGRRVGLSPNDPTLAIEALSGGNQQKVVVGRWLDSGRRLLITEDPTAGVDVGAKAEIYHLLYEALASGMGVLVVSTDFEEIAAICHRAIVFSRGLPVAELSGVELSTESLIQAASASEAA